In the genome of Candidatus Reidiella endopervernicosa, one region contains:
- a CDS encoding DUF3592 domain-containing protein has protein sequence MVFANRFRSRFKLGSTTNVYYNPSNPKSAVLIVGLRSYHLVNIAFVVLFRLCTVTE, from the coding sequence ATCGTTTTTGCAAATAGGTTTAGATCAAGGTTTAAATTGGGGTCAACGACGAATGTCTACTACAATCCATCAAACCCGAAGTCGGCTGTATTGATTGTAGGCTTGCGGTCGTATCATCTGGTAAACATCGCTTTTGTTGTTTTGTTTCGATTGTGCACGGTAACTGAGTAG
- a CDS encoding DUF6868 family protein, which produces MLICGAVSEGMMDIQQLTDFFMWCTIINGGIYLVWILFFVLMPDFIYRMQSRLFPLSRETFNTVVYAFFGGFKLLYMIFNVVPLVALLIIKG; this is translated from the coding sequence GTGCTGATCTGTGGTGCGGTTTCAGAGGGAATGATGGATATTCAACAGCTAACCGACTTCTTTATGTGGTGCACAATTATTAACGGTGGAATCTACCTTGTCTGGATTCTCTTTTTTGTCTTAATGCCCGACTTTATCTATCGCATGCAGAGTCGCCTCTTCCCGCTCTCACGAGAAACATTCAACACCGTGGTCTACGCTTTCTTTGGCGGTTTCAAACTTCTCTATATGATTTTCAATGTCGTTCCCTTGGTCGCGTTGTTAATTATTAAGGGGTAG
- a CDS encoding radical SAM protein — MSLLPLNYVEPLYRPPSEAGSLILQATLGCSWNRCGFCEMYRSKQFRPRPESELFAEIEAITKLDSLPRKLFLADGDAMVLSSRRLLSILHKVQTELPKVGRVSAYAMPRNITNKSDRELRDLRQAGLRLLYVGIESGDNEVLQRIDKGETAASTIEALCRTRAAGIKLSVMIINGLGGASLSERHALHSAEALNAIQPEYLSTLALMLPEGEQRFREGFDSDFQLLERGALLSELEQFVSHCELKNTIFRSDHASNYLALKGILGRDKQRLLTEIRTAIDTPEHAPLREMWQRGL, encoded by the coding sequence ATGTCACTCCTCCCTCTCAACTATGTCGAACCGCTCTATCGCCCACCCAGCGAGGCGGGTTCACTGATTCTCCAGGCCACACTAGGCTGCTCCTGGAACCGCTGTGGCTTCTGTGAGATGTATCGCAGCAAACAGTTTCGCCCCCGCCCGGAGAGTGAACTGTTCGCTGAGATTGAAGCCATTACCAAGCTTGATTCACTCCCGCGAAAGCTCTTTCTTGCCGATGGCGATGCAATGGTGCTCTCCAGCCGTCGCCTGCTCTCTATCCTGCATAAGGTTCAAACCGAGCTACCGAAGGTAGGGCGAGTCTCTGCCTATGCAATGCCGAGAAACATCACAAACAAAAGCGACCGCGAGCTACGTGATCTTCGACAGGCGGGACTGCGCCTGCTCTATGTTGGTATCGAGTCGGGGGATAACGAGGTACTGCAGCGCATCGATAAGGGTGAGACTGCCGCATCGACCATCGAGGCACTCTGCCGCACCAGGGCTGCGGGCATCAAGCTCTCGGTAATGATCATCAACGGCCTCGGCGGTGCGTCGCTCTCCGAACGGCACGCCCTCCACTCAGCCGAGGCGCTCAACGCGATCCAACCTGAATACCTCTCGACCCTGGCACTGATGCTACCGGAGGGTGAACAGCGCTTCCGCGAAGGCTTCGATAGTGACTTTCAACTTCTGGAACGCGGCGCTCTGCTCTCAGAACTGGAGCAGTTCGTCAGCCACTGCGAGCTGAAAAACACCATCTTTCGCAGTGACCACGCCTCAAACTATCTGGCGTTGAAAGGGATATTGGGACGAGACAAACAGCGACTGCTCACTGAGATCCGCACAGCGATAGATACACCTGAGCACGCACCACTACGAGAGATGTGGCAGCGCGGCTTGTAG
- a CDS encoding cache domain-containing protein encodes MLKFLTNFRISRRLWLMVFTALVAIVAVMTLDALQLRDQMLIDKQTKTRHVVETAHGLFDYYHQQSSAGALTEAQAKQSAIDAIKALRYEESDYFWINDMGPVMVMHPIKPKLDGQDLSGLKDPNGKHLFVAFVDKVRSDGGGFVDYLWPKPGFDQPVEKVSYVKGFEPWGWVIGSGVYIDDIDAVFWANVRTNAVIGLALILFIIAIATFLAWSITRPINR; translated from the coding sequence ATGCTGAAATTCCTTACCAATTTTCGGATCTCCAGGCGATTGTGGCTGATGGTCTTCACGGCGCTGGTTGCCATTGTTGCAGTGATGACGCTTGATGCCCTGCAACTGCGCGACCAGATGCTGATCGACAAACAGACCAAGACGCGCCACGTCGTGGAGACGGCTCACGGTCTGTTTGATTACTACCACCAGCAATCAAGCGCTGGTGCGCTCACCGAAGCTCAGGCGAAGCAGTCCGCTATCGACGCCATCAAAGCACTTCGATACGAGGAGAGTGACTACTTTTGGATCAACGACATGGGACCGGTGATGGTGATGCACCCGATCAAGCCGAAGCTCGATGGTCAGGATCTCAGCGGTCTCAAGGATCCCAATGGCAAACATCTCTTTGTCGCCTTTGTCGACAAGGTCAGGAGCGATGGCGGAGGCTTTGTTGATTATCTCTGGCCCAAACCGGGTTTTGATCAGCCGGTGGAGAAGGTCTCCTATGTGAAGGGCTTTGAGCCGTGGGGCTGGGTGATCGGTTCGGGTGTCTATATCGATGACATTGATGCGGTCTTTTGGGCCAATGTGCGAACCAATGCCGTGATCGGTCTGGCACTGATTCTATTTATTATCGCCATTGCTACCTTTCTTGCCTGGAGCATTACCCGGCCGATCAATCGCTGA
- a CDS encoding methyl-accepting chemotaxis protein — translation MHGIATGEGDLTGRLEVIGHDEVAELSDGFNAFVDKLHKMVVQVAESTEQLARSASEVSNITSQTNHAVRRQQGETDQVATAINQMNASAQEVASNAGLAAESAHQADVDAQESRRIVAGNRDAINALHQAVSSSAELIEELGKDSQDIGGILVTIREIADQTNLLALNAAIEAARAGDQGRGFAVVADEVRTLAKRTQEATHEIEQMIDRLQGRAQEAAEAMQQGQTQAEQSVKSAEQAGAALDSVATAIATINDMNAQIASAAEEQTTVVENINRNIVAISDIAHQTAEGTQQSEAANGTMGVQLNQLRSLINEFKLGASDSEFDFSAARTAHLAWLTRIRAHLDGSKSLSDDEIVSDHHCALGKWYYSDGMKSYGHIDAMKALEPPHAELHRTIKECVELTKRGNIDQAEALYLKIGPISKTIVGLLDRVEQTVKSGH, via the coding sequence ATGCACGGCATCGCTACCGGCGAGGGAGATCTAACCGGGCGGCTGGAGGTGATCGGTCACGATGAGGTAGCTGAACTCTCTGACGGATTTAATGCCTTTGTCGATAAACTGCACAAAATGGTGGTGCAGGTGGCTGAGTCGACCGAGCAGCTGGCGCGCTCCGCCTCTGAGGTGAGCAACATCACCTCACAGACCAACCACGCGGTGCGCAGGCAGCAGGGTGAGACCGATCAGGTCGCCACGGCGATTAACCAGATGAACGCCTCCGCGCAGGAGGTGGCGAGTAATGCCGGTCTTGCCGCCGAGTCGGCCCATCAGGCCGATGTTGATGCACAGGAGAGTCGTCGTATCGTAGCGGGCAACCGCGATGCGATTAACGCGCTTCATCAGGCGGTGAGCAGTAGTGCTGAGCTGATCGAGGAGCTAGGCAAAGATAGTCAGGATATCGGTGGGATTCTTGTAACCATTCGTGAGATAGCCGACCAGACCAACCTGTTGGCGCTGAACGCTGCCATTGAGGCGGCGCGCGCCGGTGATCAGGGGCGAGGTTTTGCGGTGGTCGCCGATGAGGTGAGAACCCTGGCGAAAAGAACCCAGGAGGCGACCCATGAGATCGAACAGATGATCGATCGCCTGCAGGGGCGTGCACAGGAGGCGGCCGAGGCGATGCAGCAGGGACAGACACAGGCGGAGCAGAGCGTGAAGAGCGCCGAGCAGGCGGGCGCGGCACTCGACTCGGTGGCGACCGCAATCGCCACCATCAATGATATGAACGCGCAGATCGCCAGCGCCGCTGAAGAGCAGACCACCGTGGTGGAGAATATTAATCGTAATATCGTTGCCATCAGCGATATTGCTCATCAGACCGCAGAGGGCACTCAGCAGAGTGAGGCGGCTAACGGAACCATGGGTGTGCAGCTCAACCAGCTACGAAGTCTGATCAATGAGTTCAAGCTTGGGGCGAGCGATAGTGAGTTCGATTTTTCTGCAGCACGTACCGCACATCTTGCCTGGCTGACCCGTATTCGTGCCCATCTCGATGGTAGCAAGAGTCTTAGTGATGATGAGATTGTCTCTGATCATCACTGCGCGTTGGGTAAGTGGTATTACAGCGATGGGATGAAGAGCTACGGCCACATCGACGCGATGAAAGCACTGGAGCCGCCACACGCCGAACTGCACCGCACTATCAAAGAGTGTGTCGAACTGACCAAGCGGGGGAATATTGATCAGGCTGAGGCGCTCTACCTGAAGATAGGTCCGATCTCCAAGACGATTGTCGGGCTGCTGGATCGGGTGGAGCAGACGGTAAAGAGTGGTCACTGA
- a CDS encoding histidine phosphatase family protein produces MRITNKFVLLPLLLAHMFSLGCTTQQFSPEGTTTTVILIRHAERTSDTKLLTPFGKTRAAALPAAVADYDISAIYSPDLARNIDTVKPLAKQRRLKITLVDANPDVELITRRLLNDHPGKTVLWVGNTTNLDRIYADLGGDGEAPTVYGDLFILRVPDRGFSRVSKLVFGD; encoded by the coding sequence ATGAGAATAACAAATAAGTTCGTGCTGCTGCCCCTGCTTCTGGCACACATGTTCAGCCTCGGTTGCACCACGCAGCAGTTCTCACCAGAGGGAACGACCACGACCGTCATCTTGATCCGCCATGCCGAGCGCACCTCCGACACCAAACTCCTCACCCCCTTCGGCAAGACACGCGCCGCAGCCCTTCCGGCTGCCGTGGCCGACTACGACATCAGCGCCATCTACAGCCCCGACCTGGCGCGCAACATCGACACCGTTAAACCGCTCGCCAAACAACGTCGACTGAAGATCACCCTCGTCGATGCAAATCCTGATGTAGAGCTAATCACCCGGCGACTGCTCAACGACCACCCCGGCAAGACCGTTCTGTGGGTAGGCAACACCACTAACCTTGATCGCATCTATGCCGACCTGGGCGGCGATGGTGAGGCACCGACCGTATATGGTGATCTGTTTATTCTACGAGTACCCGACCGTGGCTTTAGCAGAGTCAGTAAGCTGGTGTTTGGTGACTAG
- a CDS encoding DUF2157 domain-containing protein, giving the protein MRLIRLLKNDLAQEVYGWVKDGVISEAQGESICDRYGIDYHHDSHHSYGYYVLIALGYLFIGLAIITLLSANWDQIPRALRMGGLVAVTLATNVVGLRLFAQGREKPATIALLLGALLYGATIMLIAQIYHIGEHYPDGIFWWAAGVLPLALLMESGLLLALAMTLAYTWFVVEASMGYYPTLFPLFLVAAGWLLLYRRINLLLFFALVVGVAGWLETTLAWWQGGWRWFDFTSMQVTFGCGLAVISAALAQWFSSSERGGWQEYGVLLDLWSLRLVLLLLLVFSFDSLWWELIPDLSYDKSGNITVVVICSLSAVVINYLSGRARHSIYALAAIYLLLFGAAVLFASREDAVVLQIVDNLLLIGTGIWLIQRGIVQGVSHYFYLGVATVLITGLVRYIDLVGDYVGAAILFGIFAAILLYAARYWRKSRKEVHS; this is encoded by the coding sequence ATGCGATTGATTCGTCTGTTGAAGAACGATCTGGCCCAGGAGGTCTATGGCTGGGTGAAGGATGGTGTGATCAGTGAGGCGCAGGGTGAATCGATCTGCGATCGTTACGGCATCGACTACCATCACGACAGTCACCACTCCTACGGTTACTACGTACTGATCGCACTTGGTTACCTCTTTATCGGTCTGGCGATCATCACCCTGCTGAGTGCCAACTGGGATCAGATACCGCGGGCACTGCGCATGGGTGGGCTGGTCGCGGTGACCCTGGCGACCAATGTGGTCGGCCTGCGACTCTTTGCCCAGGGACGAGAGAAGCCCGCGACCATCGCACTGCTTCTCGGTGCGCTTCTCTACGGCGCGACGATCATGTTGATCGCGCAGATCTACCATATCGGTGAACACTACCCCGACGGAATCTTCTGGTGGGCAGCGGGCGTGTTACCGCTGGCGCTGCTGATGGAGAGCGGCCTGCTTTTGGCATTGGCGATGACGCTTGCCTACACCTGGTTCGTGGTCGAGGCATCAATGGGCTACTACCCAACGCTCTTCCCGCTGTTTCTGGTTGCCGCTGGTTGGTTACTGCTCTATCGACGCATCAATTTACTGCTCTTCTTTGCCCTGGTAGTGGGAGTGGCGGGCTGGCTGGAGACAACGCTGGCGTGGTGGCAGGGCGGTTGGCGCTGGTTCGATTTCACCAGCATGCAGGTCACCTTCGGCTGCGGTCTGGCAGTGATAAGCGCTGCGCTGGCACAGTGGTTCTCTAGCAGTGAGCGTGGCGGCTGGCAGGAGTACGGCGTGTTACTCGATCTCTGGTCGCTGCGGTTGGTATTGCTGCTGTTGCTGGTATTCAGCTTCGACTCACTCTGGTGGGAACTGATCCCTGATCTGAGCTATGACAAGAGCGGCAATATCACGGTGGTGGTGATCTGCTCCTTATCGGCAGTGGTGATCAACTATCTCTCAGGGCGTGCGAGACACTCTATCTACGCGTTGGCTGCGATATACCTGCTGCTGTTTGGTGCGGCGGTGCTCTTTGCCAGCCGTGAGGATGCCGTGGTGCTGCAGATTGTCGACAACCTGCTGCTGATCGGTACCGGTATCTGGCTGATTCAGCGCGGTATCGTGCAGGGCGTTTCGCACTACTTCTATCTCGGTGTGGCCACGGTATTGATCACCGGACTGGTGCGTTACATCGATCTGGTCGGCGACTATGTCGGCGCGGCGATTCTGTTTGGCATCTTTGCGGCGATCCTGCTCTATGCGGCCCGCTATTGGCGCAAGAGTCGCAAGGAGGTGCATTCATGA
- a CDS encoding GDYXXLXY domain-containing protein: protein MNRRTVLVGLVLTVLLQLGVLAGEYLGAVYPLWSGQEVRLKVVPIDPRSLFRGNYARLNYAISTVTLDVRADRGVLPENPLVYVRLKQGDDGVFVADGASLQRPDAGLYLRGRLKGGRYQLSYGMNSPVQVRYGIEAWFAPKDKALQLEHDLRGGAVAVVMVASNGKAALKAIEPTAE from the coding sequence ATGAATAGACGTACCGTATTGGTCGGGCTGGTGTTGACGGTGTTGCTACAGCTAGGGGTGCTGGCGGGTGAGTATCTGGGGGCGGTCTATCCGCTCTGGAGTGGTCAGGAGGTGCGCCTCAAGGTGGTGCCGATCGATCCACGCAGCCTGTTTCGTGGTAACTATGCACGGCTCAACTATGCGATCTCAACGGTCACGCTTGATGTGCGTGCCGACCGGGGCGTGTTGCCGGAAAACCCGCTCGTCTATGTGCGCTTGAAACAGGGAGATGATGGGGTGTTCGTTGCTGATGGTGCTTCACTGCAGCGGCCTGATGCGGGGCTCTATCTGCGTGGACGTCTCAAGGGTGGTCGCTATCAGCTGAGCTATGGGATGAATAGCCCGGTGCAGGTGCGTTATGGCATCGAGGCGTGGTTTGCGCCGAAGGATAAAGCGCTGCAGCTCGAGCACGATCTGCGCGGCGGTGCGGTGGCGGTGGTGATGGTGGCCAGCAACGGCAAGGCGGCACTGAAGGCGATCGAGCCAACGGCTGAGTAG
- a CDS encoding cache domain-containing protein — protein MALSVVILLVDLLFVLINVHADNRAIEQSLKAQSRELRSGFELAVSLTYRNMMQLASYVSQDPEVQALMRKAKHAVAAEGDGPGGERAAEIRSELYALLGPRWRDLTQRYDVRQLHFHLGPGSTSFLRVHKPDKFGDTMHALRYTIVDTNAEKSARSGFETGRVYSGLRGVVPMFAENGASVTEHLGALEVGTSFSNILHLIERELQSDITVLLKREHAEQAMWPEAITRIFGSSKRVDGYFVEATSSPRQVEMLREVVSESLIDDVQSRWRKVDNRHYLHTLFPLYDY, from the coding sequence TTGGCTCTATCGGTAGTGATTCTGCTGGTCGACCTCCTTTTTGTCCTCATTAATGTGCACGCCGATAATCGTGCCATTGAGCAGTCGCTCAAGGCGCAGAGTCGTGAACTGCGTTCCGGTTTTGAACTCGCCGTTTCGCTCACCTATCGCAACATGATGCAGCTTGCCAGCTACGTCTCTCAGGACCCAGAGGTGCAGGCGCTGATGCGTAAAGCGAAGCATGCTGTGGCCGCTGAGGGCGATGGTCCTGGCGGCGAGCGTGCCGCTGAGATTCGCAGCGAACTCTATGCCTTACTGGGTCCGCGCTGGCGAGACCTGACCCAACGCTACGATGTGCGCCAACTCCACTTCCATCTTGGGCCCGGTTCAACCAGTTTCCTGCGTGTACATAAACCCGATAAGTTTGGCGACACGATGCATGCGCTGCGCTACACCATCGTCGATACCAATGCAGAGAAATCGGCTCGTTCGGGTTTTGAGACCGGACGTGTCTACTCTGGCCTGCGCGGCGTAGTACCGATGTTTGCCGAGAACGGCGCGAGCGTGACGGAGCACCTTGGTGCGCTTGAGGTCGGCACCTCCTTCTCCAACATCCTGCATCTGATAGAGCGTGAGCTGCAATCGGATATCACCGTGCTGCTAAAGCGCGAACACGCCGAGCAGGCGATGTGGCCCGAGGCGATCACGCGAATCTTCGGTTCCTCGAAACGTGTCGATGGTTACTTTGTTGAGGCGACCTCATCTCCGCGACAGGTGGAGATGCTACGCGAGGTGGTTTCGGAGAGCCTGATTGATGATGTCCAGAGCCGCTGGCGCAAGGTTGATAACAGGCACTACCTACATACGTTATTTCCGCTCTACGACTATTGA
- a CDS encoding GGDEF domain-containing protein: protein MIAISSDITDEVVAKEHDLRVNIVYAVVAFILIEVMLFFGINFATRKLQEVIEGKVSHIEELNEYLEEQAVTDGLTGLHNHRFFIERLGEEMHRAQRSCSPLTLLMVDLDHFKQVNDTHGHLVGDAVLEESARVIRKHMRIADEAGRYGGEEFSVALPDTDLEGGEMLAERLLQSLREMSITLPDGSELLITASVGVAQWNGREEISMLIDHADKALYEAKRSGRNRVCRVEM, encoded by the coding sequence ATGATTGCGATCAGTAGCGATATCACCGATGAGGTGGTGGCCAAGGAGCACGATCTGCGCGTCAATATCGTCTATGCGGTGGTCGCCTTTATCCTAATCGAGGTGATGCTCTTCTTTGGTATCAACTTCGCCACTCGCAAGCTGCAGGAGGTGATCGAGGGCAAGGTGAGCCACATCGAAGAACTCAATGAGTATCTTGAGGAGCAGGCGGTGACCGATGGGCTGACAGGGTTGCACAACCACCGTTTCTTTATCGAACGGTTGGGTGAGGAGATGCACCGTGCGCAGCGCTCCTGTAGCCCTCTGACGCTTCTGATGGTCGATCTCGACCACTTCAAACAGGTCAACGATACGCACGGTCACCTGGTCGGTGATGCGGTGCTGGAGGAGAGTGCGCGAGTAATTCGCAAACATATGCGCATCGCCGATGAGGCGGGGCGTTACGGTGGTGAGGAGTTCAGTGTTGCGCTACCCGATACCGATCTTGAGGGGGGCGAGATGCTGGCCGAGCGGTTGCTGCAGAGCCTTCGAGAGATGAGCATCACACTGCCCGATGGTTCCGAGCTGTTGATTACCGCCAGCGTTGGCGTGGCGCAGTGGAACGGCCGTGAAGAGATCTCAATGTTGATCGATCATGCCGACAAGGCGCTCTACGAGGCGAAGCGCAGTGGACGAAATCGCGTCTGCCGGGTGGAGATGTAG
- a CDS encoding methyl-accepting chemotaxis protein, which yields MELLFDSQIQEWQMLLLANQDKNERQGHLNKLKEIEQTVLREATMLKEHAKSAEVEDLIVRFIAGHHQLDSHYQAVLKRLQSGNINVAELNKQFEKETHQLHELLAGTSKLIINQVNSKTAEVKASSANGIIVSLGAMGIASLIAFIVFLTFLQRIIITPATALVKSLDSYAQGDFSASTSVSSNDEVGKIAASAQKIRDQLGSTINDLAATSQEIAATGTQLAQATNTSSSAIHRQQRETEQVATAMNEMAATVQEVARNAELAALATEEANGQSATGKRVVSQTIDNIERLASKVESSAEVIQKLEGDTENIVVVTDVIKGIAEQTNLLALNAAIEAARAGEQGRGFAVVADEVRTLASRTADSTQEIQEIIERLRDGVNTQ from the coding sequence GTGGAGCTACTGTTCGATTCCCAGATTCAGGAGTGGCAGATGCTGCTGCTCGCCAATCAGGACAAAAACGAGCGTCAGGGCCATCTCAACAAACTCAAAGAGATCGAGCAGACGGTGCTGCGTGAAGCCACCATGCTCAAAGAGCACGCCAAGAGTGCTGAGGTTGAGGATCTCATCGTTCGCTTCATTGCGGGTCACCACCAGCTCGACAGCCACTACCAGGCTGTTCTGAAGCGTCTCCAGAGCGGAAACATCAATGTCGCCGAACTCAACAAGCAGTTTGAGAAGGAGACCCATCAGCTGCACGAGCTGCTTGCCGGTACCAGCAAACTGATTATCAATCAGGTCAACAGCAAGACCGCAGAGGTTAAGGCCTCATCAGCCAACGGCATCATCGTGAGCCTGGGTGCAATGGGCATCGCTTCACTGATCGCCTTTATCGTTTTCCTCACCTTCCTGCAGCGCATCATCATCACCCCGGCAACGGCTCTGGTGAAGAGCCTCGACAGTTATGCACAGGGCGACTTCTCCGCCTCAACCAGCGTCAGCTCCAATGATGAGGTCGGCAAAATCGCCGCCAGCGCACAGAAGATTCGTGATCAACTCGGCTCAACCATTAACGATCTGGCGGCCACCTCACAGGAGATCGCCGCCACCGGCACACAGCTCGCCCAGGCGACCAACACCTCCTCCAGTGCCATCCATCGACAACAGCGCGAGACCGAACAGGTTGCCACGGCGATGAATGAGATGGCCGCCACGGTTCAGGAGGTGGCACGCAATGCCGAGCTGGCTGCGCTGGCCACCGAAGAGGCCAACGGCCAATCAGCCACCGGCAAGCGTGTGGTCAGCCAGACCATCGACAACATCGAACGACTCGCCAGTAAGGTTGAGAGCAGTGCCGAGGTGATCCAGAAACTCGAGGGAGATACCGAGAACATCGTCGTTGTCACGGACGTCATCAAGGGAATTGCCGAGCAGACCAACCTGCTGGCACTCAACGCTGCGATTGAGGCGGCACGTGCCGGTGAGCAGGGACGCGGTTTTGCCGTGGTGGCTGACGAGGTTCGCACCCTCGCCTCACGCACCGCCGATTCAACCCAGGAGATCCAGGAGATCATCGAGCGACTGCGCGACGGCGTGAACACGCAGTGA
- a CDS encoding DUF4870 family protein: MGSNVRDAEFSEGDELASSRRLTLVIYALQAASFFNGITLLVALVLNYVKREDVAGTVLESHFRWQIRTFWFALLWGVVGWLTFLLVVGYLLLVADALWVIYRIAKGWMRLNDGKAMYQ; this comes from the coding sequence ATGGGCAGTAACGTACGTGATGCGGAGTTTTCTGAGGGCGATGAGCTGGCCTCATCAAGACGACTCACCCTGGTGATCTATGCACTGCAGGCGGCCTCCTTCTTCAATGGCATCACACTGCTTGTTGCTCTGGTGCTCAACTACGTCAAACGCGAGGATGTTGCCGGAACGGTGCTGGAATCGCACTTTCGTTGGCAGATCCGTACCTTCTGGTTTGCACTGCTCTGGGGTGTGGTGGGCTGGCTTACCTTTCTGCTGGTAGTCGGTTATCTGCTGCTGGTCGCCGATGCGCTCTGGGTGATCTACCGCATCGCCAAGGGGTGGATGCGACTCAATGATGGTAAAGCGATGTACCAGTAG
- the rlmJ gene encoding 23S rRNA (adenine(2030)-N(6))-methyltransferase RlmJ, with protein MNYQHAKHAGNYGDLLKHSVLCQVLQSLTQQDKPLFYSETHAGAGGYRLDQRGVDPFGIERLWGVSNAPQALADYLTMVAAFNRSEILQNYPGSPWFAQQLLRGEDRMRLFELSPEPYQQLVKSFSHDVRIELFAGDGYSGVVEPIPGMRCRQVVLIDPPYESVSDYSDAVDTLLEIYRREPQGCYLLWYPTHDRQRIESMEQRVRAGVFNALCVCELAFGRGDEARGSGLFILNADTDLIRKITETLAWLAAEVDAAGTGRYRVEPMSADVS; from the coding sequence TTGAACTACCAACACGCCAAACATGCAGGAAACTACGGTGATCTGCTCAAACACTCGGTGCTCTGTCAGGTACTGCAATCACTCACACAACAAGATAAACCGCTCTTCTACAGTGAGACCCATGCTGGCGCGGGTGGCTACCGTCTTGATCAGCGAGGTGTAGACCCGTTCGGCATCGAGCGGCTGTGGGGTGTGTCGAATGCGCCGCAGGCGCTGGCCGACTATCTCACAATGGTTGCCGCGTTCAACCGATCTGAAATTCTGCAGAACTACCCCGGTTCGCCCTGGTTTGCTCAGCAGTTGTTGCGCGGTGAGGATCGGATGCGACTCTTTGAGCTCAGTCCGGAACCGTATCAACAGCTGGTAAAGAGTTTTTCGCACGATGTGCGTATCGAGCTGTTTGCGGGTGATGGCTATTCGGGGGTGGTGGAGCCGATACCGGGGATGCGATGCCGGCAGGTGGTGCTGATCGATCCTCCCTATGAGTCGGTCAGTGACTATAGCGATGCTGTGGATACGCTGCTCGAGATCTACCGACGAGAACCTCAGGGGTGTTATCTGCTCTGGTATCCAACCCATGATCGGCAGCGGATAGAGTCGATGGAGCAGAGAGTGCGAGCAGGGGTGTTCAATGCGCTGTGTGTCTGTGAGCTCGCCTTCGGTCGTGGTGATGAGGCGCGCGGAAGCGGGCTATTTATCCTCAATGCGGATACCGATCTGATCCGTAAAATCACCGAGACGCTTGCTTGGTTGGCCGCAGAGGTCGATGCAGCAGGTACCGGGCGTTATCGTGTTGAGCCGATGAGTGCTGATGTTAGTTAA
- a CDS encoding transglycosylase SLT domain-containing protein, with the protein MRKNYKGLLAIILTLVVAGCSSSPPRNINDGCEIFSEKDDWYEHAHDSYKKWGVPVHVQLAIIHQESKFRDDAKPERDTLLWIIPWFRKSSAFGFAQVKDATWDWYIDKTGNWGADRDEFEDAVDFIGWYGNMSHKTLGISKWDTYNQYLAYHEGHGGFKRKTYNKKKWLIGVARKVERRAKSYGAQLKRCEGDLDSGWSLWPF; encoded by the coding sequence ATGCGAAAAAATTATAAGGGCTTGCTCGCGATCATCCTCACGCTGGTAGTGGCGGGTTGCTCATCCTCTCCACCTCGAAATATCAACGACGGCTGCGAGATCTTCTCCGAGAAGGATGATTGGTATGAGCACGCTCACGATAGTTATAAGAAGTGGGGTGTGCCGGTACATGTGCAGTTGGCAATAATCCATCAGGAGTCAAAGTTCAGAGATGACGCCAAGCCGGAACGCGACACGCTGTTATGGATTATCCCCTGGTTTAGAAAATCCTCGGCGTTCGGTTTTGCACAGGTAAAGGATGCGACCTGGGACTGGTATATCGACAAGACCGGCAACTGGGGTGCCGACCGTGATGAGTTTGAGGATGCGGTCGACTTCATCGGTTGGTACGGCAACATGAGTCACAAGACGCTGGGGATCTCCAAGTGGGACACCTACAATCAGTATCTCGCTTACCATGAGGGCCACGGTGGTTTTAAACGCAAAACCTACAACAAGAAGAAGTGGCTGATCGGTGTGGCGCGAAAGGTGGAGCGACGGGCAAAGAGCTACGGTGCACAGCTAAAACGTTGTGAGGGCGATCTCGACAGTGGCTGGAGCCTCTGGCCCTTCTGA